Below is a window of Cytobacillus firmus DNA.
GAATCTCCTTCCGGTGATGAACTGCTGCTTAAAGCCTCTGCGAATGCCAGGGGAATACGTGTCATATTAGTTCACAACGGACATTTTGCAGATGTGTTTTCGGGGGTGGGCATGTAATGGGATATCAGCGGGTTCAAAAGGATTTTGCCACCTTTCTTCTTTATGTTCTTGGCTTTTTCTTATTATGGGAATGGCTGCGCCCGGTTGAAGAGCTGACAGATACGTCGAATATTATCGTTTTCCTTGTGTTCCTTGTATTGTCACTCCTGCTGGCTTTCTTTGGTGTAAGTCCAGTAATGAGCAGTATTATTAAGGTGCTTTATATTTTATATGAGCTGCATTATTTATATTTTGAAGGCTCCTTTTTTCAGTTTTCATGGATAGAAGCATTTGCATCGGATATATGGCACAACTTTGGTTTGCTTGCTGAGAGAGACTGGCCCGCCATAACCAATCTTTTCAGAAGCCTGCTGTTTTTCATACTGCTGTGGCTGATGACCTATTTGATTCAGTACTGGCTGATTAATCGCAGGCAGATTTTCATTTTCTTTTTCATGACACTCATTTATATAACAGTTCTGGACACCTTTACGCCTTACACGGCAGACGCAGCGATTGTCAGGACAGTTATTGCGGGCTTTGCGGTTATGGGCATCTTAACGTTTAACCATCTTCTGGAGCAGGAAGGGCTGAAGAAAGAAGCCTCTCTATCGCGAAAATGGATGATTCCGCTGACTGCCCTGATCGCGCTAAGCACCGGATTGGGATTTGCTGCTCCTAAGGCAGAACCGATTTGGCCTGATCCTGTTCCGTTTATTAAATCCTATGGGCAAAACAGCGGGGGTGATGGACCGGGCATTCAGAAAATCGGCTATGGTGAAGACGATTCCCGCCTTGGCGGCCCTTTTATAGGAGATAACGCTGTTGTTTTCAGGGCGGAAGTGGAGTCCCGCCATTACTGGAAGGTGGAAACGAAAGATACGTATACAGGCAAGGGATGGGTAACCTCCCAGCCTGAAGGGGAATATCTTCCGTTCGGATTGGGAGAGGAAATCCCGGTTACATCGTTCATCGACAACGATGCAATTGAAACCACTGAAGAAGTAAGCTCCGTTTATACATTTATGAATTACCCTCATGTGGTGTATCCATTAGGGTTAAAAAGTATTAAAGCTTCGCCTTTCATTACCTATGAGCTGGAAACGGCCACAGAAAAGATCCGGACATTGGATAGTGGAAGGCCATTTGCATTGGAAGATTACAAATTGGGTTTTGCGGTGCCTGAATACAGTGTAACTGCCATGAAGGCATCGGGAGCACAAGCGGAATCACTTCCTGAGGAATTTTTGTCCCGATATACACAGCTGCCTGAAGAATTACCAAAAAGAGTCAGGGAGCTGGCGCAGGAAATCACTCAGGATAAGCCGGATTGGTTTGAAAAAGCGAGGGAGCTGGAGAGGTATTTCCGAAGGGCAGAATATACCTACAGCCAGACAGACGTAGCTGTTCCGGTTGAGAATGAGGATTATGTGGACCAATTTTTATTTGATACCAAGCAGGGGTATTGCGACAATTTCTCTTCTTCCATGGTGGTTATGGCGAGGTCAATCGGATTGCCGGCAAGATGGGTGAAGGGCTATACAGAAGGAGAATTAAAGCAATCGCTCGGGTCTGGTCTCCGTTTATTTGAAATAACCAATAATAATGCCCATTCATGGGTAGAAATTTATTTTCCTGAAATGGGCTGGGTTCCATTTGAACCAACTCAGGGTTTCAATAATAACGTTCAGTTCAACTTTGACGCTGCAGGCCAAAATACGAGCCAGCCGGAGGCAGAAGAGCCAAAAGAGACTGAGACTCCTGTCAAGCCGGACAAGCCTGAAGTAACATCATCGAAAGAATCGGCGTTTACTTTAGAAAAGCTTTGGGGCAATATAGAGTCTTTCTTTAAAGAACATTGGAAAGTCATCGGAGCAGCCGCAGCGGCAGCTGCTTTGCTTGTTATCGTGATTTTTCAAAAACGGGGTAAATGGCTTCCTCATTATTTCATCTGGAGATTTAAAAGAACAAGAAATGATGAGCACTTCTCCAAGGCTTACCTGATTCTTTTAAAAGAATTAGACCGATACGGGTTAAAACGGAAAAGCGGACAAACCTTAAGGGATTATGCCAAGTATGTTGACAGCTTTTTCTCAACAAGGGAAATGAGCAGGCTGACAGCACACTACGAAGAGCTTGTCTACAGGGGGGTCCTGAAAGAAGGAAGCTGGAATGATACGAAGGAATTGTGGGAAAATTTAATTAAAAGGACAATAGCTTGACCGGGATTTGTGGCTGTTGTTACAATAGGCAAATAAGACAGCGGCATATTGTTCGGGTTTTGCCGTTTTACACAATTAAATCAT
It encodes the following:
- a CDS encoding transglutaminase TgpA family protein produces the protein MGYQRVQKDFATFLLYVLGFFLLWEWLRPVEELTDTSNIIVFLVFLVLSLLLAFFGVSPVMSSIIKVLYILYELHYLYFEGSFFQFSWIEAFASDIWHNFGLLAERDWPAITNLFRSLLFFILLWLMTYLIQYWLINRRQIFIFFFMTLIYITVLDTFTPYTADAAIVRTVIAGFAVMGILTFNHLLEQEGLKKEASLSRKWMIPLTALIALSTGLGFAAPKAEPIWPDPVPFIKSYGQNSGGDGPGIQKIGYGEDDSRLGGPFIGDNAVVFRAEVESRHYWKVETKDTYTGKGWVTSQPEGEYLPFGLGEEIPVTSFIDNDAIETTEEVSSVYTFMNYPHVVYPLGLKSIKASPFITYELETATEKIRTLDSGRPFALEDYKLGFAVPEYSVTAMKASGAQAESLPEEFLSRYTQLPEELPKRVRELAQEITQDKPDWFEKARELERYFRRAEYTYSQTDVAVPVENEDYVDQFLFDTKQGYCDNFSSSMVVMARSIGLPARWVKGYTEGELKQSLGSGLRLFEITNNNAHSWVEIYFPEMGWVPFEPTQGFNNNVQFNFDAAGQNTSQPEAEEPKETETPVKPDKPEVTSSKESAFTLEKLWGNIESFFKEHWKVIGAAAAAAALLVIVIFQKRGKWLPHYFIWRFKRTRNDEHFSKAYLILLKELDRYGLKRKSGQTLRDYAKYVDSFFSTREMSRLTAHYEELVYRGVLKEGSWNDTKELWENLIKRTIA